The following coding sequences are from one Arthrobacter sp. 24S4-2 window:
- a CDS encoding SDR family NAD(P)-dependent oxidoreductase, which yields MTTTSLPAERTVVLTGAASARGIGRAAADRMASEGWSIAILDINAEDAKAAAAEIGSNRAVKAIGVGADVSDAASVDRAITEIEESLPPIVALANLAGISSPTTFMETTVEEWDKVFAINMRGTFIVSQRVLKGMIERKLGRIVSISSISAQRGGGTYSKVAYSASKAGIIGFTRALAREVGEFGVTVNAIAPGPIDTDIMGGTLTEERKAQMSEGIMMGRVGTREEVAALISFLLGADSGYITAATYDINGGLQVS from the coding sequence GGCATCCGCCCGTGGCATTGGCCGTGCAGCCGCTGACCGGATGGCCAGCGAAGGCTGGTCCATCGCCATCCTGGACATCAACGCCGAGGACGCCAAAGCAGCAGCAGCCGAGATCGGCTCCAACCGCGCCGTGAAAGCCATCGGTGTGGGTGCCGACGTTTCCGACGCCGCCTCCGTGGACCGGGCCATTACCGAGATCGAAGAATCCCTGCCGCCCATCGTGGCCCTGGCAAACCTCGCCGGCATCAGCTCCCCGACCACGTTCATGGAGACCACCGTGGAGGAGTGGGACAAGGTATTCGCCATCAACATGCGCGGAACCTTCATCGTCTCCCAGCGGGTCCTCAAGGGAATGATTGAGCGCAAGCTCGGACGGATCGTCAGCATCTCGTCGATTTCCGCCCAGCGCGGCGGCGGCACCTACTCCAAGGTTGCCTACAGCGCATCGAAGGCCGGAATCATTGGCTTCACCCGGGCACTGGCCCGCGAAGTGGGCGAATTCGGCGTCACCGTGAATGCGATCGCGCCGGGCCCCATCGACACCGACATCATGGGCGGCACCCTGACGGAGGAGCGCAAGGCACAGATGTCCGAGGGCATCATGATGGGACGGGTTGGCACCCGCGAGGAAGTCGCAGCACTGATTTCCTTCCTGCTCGGCGCAGACTCCGGCTATATCACTGCGGCCACCTATGACATCAACGGCGGGCTCCAGGTCTCCTGA